The DNA window ATGCTGGATTCTTACTGCTGATGGTTTTTGCCATTTCTAAAAGCCCAAAGACATTGGCTTCCACTGGGTTGTCGAGAATCTTGAAACCGTTCTTCTCTAACAATTTTTTAAATCCTGGTAAGAGGCAGCCTCCACCAATCGCCCAGATTTCATCCCCTTGGTGTTTGGCATCAAGTGTCAGATTCACCACTTTCTTCAAGTATTTTTCATACCAATCTTTCAAACAAGCACTATATATATCTTTGATATCGATGTCACGGCTGTACCTGGTATGTCCCATTTCCAGACAAAATCGGATCTTGGAGGCATCCCCAATTTTTCCCCCATTTAGATGTTTCATCTTTTGGGAGATATCATCGATGAGAACTTCTACACCAATGGGGTAGGCGGTGTGAACTTCTCGTTGACCCCGGTTGTAACGAGAATACAGGGTTGTTCCATTGCCAAAATCTAGAATGGTTAATTTTTTCGGTAGTTGATGCCCGAATAATGCACCCATCCCCTCTAGCACAACTTTCAGCACTTCTACTTTCACGTCTGATTGTTTGCCAGCAAGTATTGGCTGATATTCTCCACTGAGTACTTTTTGCAATTCTTCGGCCAGACCAACATCATGTAAGCTGACGACTAATTTTAAGTGCCAAGCCCTACGGTGTGGCAGATGTGCCAATGCACCCAATAAAGTCAATAATGCGTTGTTGACTTTGTTTTCATTATTATCGGTGTTTCGGTCAAAATAATTTCCTGTGCGGTAAGCAGATTCTCCAACAGTATAAGCACTGCCGTTAAAAACTACACGCCCTGGCACATCTTCCATGTCGTTAGTGGAAATATAGCTCGGCACACGAACTACTTCAAATCCTTCGACTAAAAGTTTGAGGCTTCCGTAACCATTATCAAAACCCGCAGGAAAAATTTTTTGTAACGTGTGAATGTTTGACATAAAGACAAAAGTAATACACTTTGAGAAAGTGAAAATTATCTGTTCAGGTAATTTTGGGGAACAGGGGAGAGAAGAATAAAATAACTACCCCTTTTTCTCCAGACTCAAGAGTTTATCATAACCCCTTGGGGGCTAAGTGGGGTACAAAATATCAAACAGTCAAATATACCCTACTTAGCACCTATATGTACCCTATATAGGAGTCAAAATGTCACTAAAGTCTTGAACTATTGTTGGGGTATATATAGCCCCCATATAGCCCCCAACAAGAATTTTTGAAATATCTTTTATCAACGGAGCAAAAATTAAATTAGATCATTGTTGACTCTTTGATTTATACTTTACTGTCAATCTTTTGTTGAAAAGCAATTCAGTCTTGATCTCTAACTTCTTGCTGAATACGTAACGAGTGGGTCACTACTTGCTGACAGGTTCAGCTTTCTCAACTGAATTATCATTCACACCCAAAGTCAATTCCAAAGGAGTCCTTTGGGGGTAAGCTTTTACTACTTGCCGATAAACATCATAATTAGTAGGTAGTGTCTGCTGAGTATTACCCACTCCATAGGTCAAATTGTACTTTACATCTTTCACCAATTCAGGTTTTCCTGCCTCTTCTTGAGGTCTTTTACGTTGTTCAACTTCATCAATACTTGGTCGTGGCGGTAAAGTAGGCCACCATAGCCCTTGGTCATCTGGGCCAACAACTGCTCCTGGCGGTTTCAATCCATTCCGATTCAACATTGAAGTATTCGCAAAGGTTTCAATGCGTGGCTGTGGTTGACTAGTTAAATTATTCCCATACTTAACTTGCCAGGTGTAACTGGTGAGCGCTGTAGCTTCATACTGTTCAGCAGTAGTAGTACTGCAACTAGTTAATGTCAGTGCCATTAGTGCAGTTATTATTGAGGGTAAAATTTTCAGCTTTTGCATTATCAATTGTAAATATCTCTTACTAATCACTCTTGAAAAGGGAGTGTGCCATCATTGCTGCCAAGGTGAAGGTATCGCTGTTGTTGAAAGCACTTCTCCCGTAACAATCTAATCGCCATTTGCCTCTTTTGAAGGAATTACTTTAGGAATGCTGATTGCCCTACTAAATGTACTTTCAGTTATCATCACTGTTTTCAACTAATAAGGCTTCAAGCTCTACTAATATTTTTTGTAATCGCTTGTGCTGATTGGGATTATCCCAAACCTTTGATTTTTTTACTTTACTGTAGGCTTCATCTATCTTCTTTTTTAAAGAAGATGATTTTTTATCTGTATTTTCAGGCGTGTTTGCTTGAATTTCAGCAAGACGCTCTTTAATTTGACTTAAAGATAAATTATTTTGAATTGCATCAGATAGTAATGATTTACGTAGGGCTTCATCCTTAATCCGCGCAATCACTTTGGCTTTAGTATACTCGATTACTCCTGACCGGAGAGCTTCCATAACATCTATAGGAAGTTTTAATAATGGGAGACGATTGGTTCTAAAACTTTCGGGGGAAAACTTTCCGATTGTGTTAAATACCTCAAGTAGAGACTGCCATTCTTGGCTGTGGATAACGTTATCCACAGCCTCTCGTTCTGGATGAGCTGCTGATTGAAGTAAAGCAACTATTGATTCTGTGGTTTGATTAAGTTTTAATCCTAAGAGAGCAACAATACTCTCTGTTTCCTCAATTGGGTTTAAGTCCTCTCTTTGGAGATTTTCCGAGAGTGCTAGTTCAAGTGCTTCAACATCTGTCATTTCCCTAATAACAGCAGGTACAAACTCTAATTGAGCAGTTTTAGCCCCTTGGAAACGACGTTCTCCTGCAACTAGTTCATATTTCCCATCTTTTTGAGGACGGACGAGAAGGGGCTGAAGAATTCCATGCTGTTTAATTGACTCTACTAACTCATGCATGGCTTGAGGAGCAAAGTAGCGACGAGGTTGTTGATGTGGTAAAACTATTTGTTCTATTGGGA is part of the Nostoc sp. UHCC 0926 genome and encodes:
- a CDS encoding ParM/StbA family protein — translated: MSNIHTLQKIFPAGFDNGYGSLKLLVEGFEVVRVPSYISTNDMEDVPGRVVFNGSAYTVGESAYRTGNYFDRNTDNNENKVNNALLTLLGALAHLPHRRAWHLKLVVSLHDVGLAEELQKVLSGEYQPILAGKQSDVKVEVLKVVLEGMGALFGHQLPKKLTILDFGNGTTLYSRYNRGQREVHTAYPIGVEVLIDDISQKMKHLNGGKIGDASKIRFCLEMGHTRYSRDIDIKDIYSACLKDWYEKYLKKVVNLTLDAKHQGDEIWAIGGGCLLPGFKKLLEKNGFKILDNPVEANVFGLLEMAKTISSKNPASTSLKL
- a CDS encoding ParB/RepB/Spo0J family partition protein, giving the protein MSLKKRVSQPYEIKGVDALFGVEEAVDNSSAAFLIPIEQIVLPHQQPRRYFAPQAMHELVESIKQHGILQPLLVRPQKDGKYELVAGERRFQGAKTAQLEFVPAVIREMTDVEALELALSENLQREDLNPIEETESIVALLGLKLNQTTESIVALLQSAAHPEREAVDNVIHSQEWQSLLEVFNTIGKFSPESFRTNRLPLLKLPIDVMEALRSGVIEYTKAKVIARIKDEALRKSLLSDAIQNNLSLSQIKERLAEIQANTPENTDKKSSSLKKKIDEAYSKVKKSKVWDNPNQHKRLQKILVELEALLVENSDDN